The following proteins are encoded in a genomic region of Streptomyces sp. NBC_01723:
- a CDS encoding ferritin-like domain-containing protein yields MSEAEDRELDALQAALSAEHAAVYGYGVVGGRIGEERRGEARTAYDAHRARRDALVRDVRGLGGRPVAASAGYALPFSVPDAAAAVRLAGELEERLAGVYSDLVRAAEGDRRAAAAGALREAAVRAARWRGGSVAFPGLAERTGTSSARTSAPDASASATPTG; encoded by the coding sequence GTGAGCGAGGCGGAGGACCGGGAGCTGGACGCCCTCCAGGCGGCGCTTTCGGCCGAACACGCGGCCGTGTACGGCTACGGGGTCGTCGGCGGGCGGATCGGTGAGGAACGGCGCGGCGAGGCGCGGACCGCGTATGACGCGCACCGGGCACGGCGGGACGCGCTGGTGCGCGACGTGCGGGGCCTGGGCGGGCGGCCGGTGGCCGCGTCCGCCGGATACGCGCTGCCCTTCTCCGTGCCGGACGCGGCCGCCGCGGTGCGACTGGCCGGCGAGCTGGAGGAGCGGCTCGCCGGGGTCTACTCCGACCTGGTGCGGGCGGCCGAGGGCGACCGGCGGGCCGCTGCCGCCGGGGCTCTGCGGGAGGCCGCGGTCCGGGCGGCGCGGTGGCGGGGCGGGAGCGTAGCCTTCCCTGGGCTCGCGGAGCGGACCGGCACGTCGTCGGCGCGCACCTCGGCTCCCGATGCCTCGGCTTCGGCCACACCGACTGGGTAA
- a CDS encoding proline--tRNA ligase, whose protein sequence is MANAPVQRMSKLMAKTLRDDPADAEVLSHKLLVRAGYVRRTAAGLWSWLPLGKKVLGNIERIVREEMDAIGAQEVQLPALLPREPYEATGRWEEYGPELFRLQDRKGGDYLLGPTHEEIFTLLVKDQASSYKDLPVILYQIQNKYRDEARPRAGILRGREFLMKDSYSFDVADEGLAESYALHRAAYQRIFERLGLDYRICAATAGAMGGSKSEEFLAPAQAGEDTFADCPNCDFAANTEAITYTLKPVDAASVPAAEDIPTPDTPTIETLAASLGVEASATLKNLLVKVDGEIVAVGVPGDREVDMDKVEAHFAPAAVELVTAEDFVGRPDLVRGYVGPQGLGDKVKYIADPRVAPGTAWITGANKADTHAKNVVAGRDFEVDTYVDVVVVREGDPCPNCGTGLKLDRAIEIGHIFQLGRKYADALKLDVLGQNGKPARVTMGSYGIGVSRAVAALAEQHADDRGLVWSKEVAPADVHVVAAGKALQTELALEVSDKLAAAGVRVLVDDRAGVSPGVKFTDSELIGVPQILVAGRRSADGVLELKDRRTGAREELTVDEAITRLTS, encoded by the coding sequence ATGGCCAACGCACCGGTCCAGCGCATGTCGAAGTTGATGGCGAAGACGCTGCGCGACGACCCGGCGGACGCCGAGGTCCTCAGCCACAAGCTGCTGGTCCGCGCCGGCTACGTGCGCCGCACCGCCGCCGGCCTCTGGAGCTGGCTGCCGCTCGGCAAGAAGGTCCTCGGCAACATCGAGCGCATCGTCCGCGAGGAGATGGACGCCATCGGCGCCCAGGAGGTCCAGCTCCCCGCCCTGCTGCCGCGCGAGCCGTACGAGGCCACCGGCCGCTGGGAGGAGTACGGCCCCGAGCTGTTCCGCCTCCAGGACCGCAAGGGCGGCGACTACCTCCTCGGCCCGACCCACGAGGAGATCTTCACCCTCCTGGTGAAGGACCAGGCGTCCTCCTACAAGGACCTGCCGGTCATCCTCTACCAGATCCAGAACAAGTACCGCGACGAGGCCCGCCCCCGGGCCGGCATCCTGCGCGGCCGCGAGTTCCTGATGAAGGACTCCTACTCCTTCGACGTCGCCGACGAGGGCCTGGCCGAGTCCTACGCCCTGCACCGCGCCGCCTACCAGCGCATCTTCGAGCGCCTCGGCCTGGACTACCGCATCTGCGCGGCCACCGCGGGCGCGATGGGCGGCTCGAAGTCCGAGGAGTTCCTGGCCCCCGCGCAGGCCGGCGAGGACACCTTCGCCGACTGCCCGAACTGCGACTTCGCCGCCAACACGGAAGCGATCACGTACACCCTCAAGCCGGTGGACGCGGCCTCCGTACCCGCCGCCGAGGACATCCCCACCCCCGACACCCCCACCATCGAGACCCTCGCCGCCTCCCTCGGCGTCGAGGCCTCCGCCACGCTGAAGAACCTCCTGGTCAAGGTGGACGGCGAGATCGTGGCCGTGGGCGTCCCCGGCGACCGCGAGGTCGACATGGACAAGGTGGAGGCGCACTTCGCCCCCGCCGCCGTCGAACTGGTCACCGCGGAGGACTTCGTCGGCCGCCCCGACCTGGTCCGCGGCTACGTGGGCCCGCAGGGCCTGGGCGACAAGGTCAAGTACATCGCCGACCCCCGCGTCGCGCCCGGCACCGCATGGATCACGGGCGCCAACAAGGCCGACACCCACGCCAAGAACGTCGTGGCGGGCCGCGACTTCGAGGTCGACACCTACGTCGACGTCGTGGTCGTCCGGGAGGGCGACCCCTGCCCGAACTGCGGCACCGGCCTCAAGCTGGACCGCGCCATCGAGATCGGCCACATCTTCCAGCTGGGCCGCAAGTACGCCGACGCCCTCAAGCTCGACGTCCTCGGCCAGAACGGCAAGCCGGCCCGCGTCACGATGGGCTCCTACGGCATCGGCGTCTCCCGCGCCGTCGCGGCCCTCGCCGAGCAGCACGCCGACGACAGGGGCCTCGTCTGGTCCAAGGAGGTCGCCCCGGCCGACGTCCACGTCGTCGCGGCCGGCAAGGCCCTCCAGACCGAACTGGCCCTCGAAGTCTCCGACAAGCTGGCCGCGGCCGGCGTACGCGTCCTGGTGGACGACCGGGCGGGCGTCTCCCCGGGCGTCAAGTTCACCGACTCGGAACTCATCGGCGTCCCCCAGATCCTGGTCGCCGGCCGCCGCTCGGCCGACGGCGTCCTGGAACTCAAGGACCGCCGCACGGGCGCACGCGAGGAACTGACGGTCGACGAGGCCATCACCCGCCTCACCAGCTGA
- a CDS encoding aminoglycoside phosphotransferase family protein — MAFEAPRRLVRALGETAPGGDDWLARLPEAAERAVALRGLSAERVQVPGGRSSLVVLVRDADGTPAVLKLAPRRARPESERAALAHWGGLGAVQLREEAAVDEAAVGEGGEGVLLLERLHPDVSVRSLPEAKALLEAAGALRRLWVEPPDGHPFETVAERTGRQAEAMRAGAAADPEVAPLVDAALGSREELLAGPPPARLLHGTFRQSKVLAGDRMPWLAVGPDPVVGESAFDLARLVRDRVEDLIAQPSGASTTRRRVKRLAESLEVDQERLRGWTLFRAVESGVRARRVGREKDAELLLEFAGWL, encoded by the coding sequence ATGGCTTTCGAAGCGCCGCGGCGGCTGGTCAGGGCGCTCGGCGAGACGGCACCTGGCGGCGACGACTGGCTGGCGCGGCTGCCGGAGGCGGCGGAGCGGGCGGTGGCGCTGCGCGGGCTGAGCGCCGAGCGGGTGCAGGTGCCCGGTGGGCGGAGCAGCCTCGTGGTCCTCGTGCGGGATGCCGACGGGACGCCGGCGGTGCTGAAGCTGGCGCCGCGGCGGGCGCGTCCGGAGAGTGAGCGGGCCGCGCTGGCGCACTGGGGTGGGCTGGGGGCGGTTCAGCTGCGCGAGGAGGCCGCTGTCGACGAGGCCGCTGTCGGGGAGGGCGGCGAGGGGGTGCTGCTGCTGGAGCGGCTGCATCCGGATGTGTCGGTGCGGTCGTTGCCGGAGGCGAAGGCGTTGCTGGAGGCGGCGGGGGCGCTGCGGCGGCTGTGGGTCGAGCCGCCGGACGGTCACCCCTTCGAGACGGTGGCCGAGCGGACCGGGCGGCAGGCGGAGGCCATGCGGGCGGGGGCGGCGGCGGACCCCGAGGTGGCGCCGCTGGTCGACGCGGCGCTCGGGTCCCGGGAGGAGTTGCTGGCGGGGCCGCCTCCGGCGCGGCTGCTGCACGGGACGTTTCGGCAGAGCAAGGTGCTGGCCGGGGATCGGATGCCCTGGCTGGCGGTGGGGCCGGATCCGGTGGTGGGCGAGAGTGCGTTCGACCTGGCACGGCTGGTGCGGGATCGGGTCGAGGACCTGATCGCGCAGCCCTCGGGGGCCTCGACCACCCGGCGTCGTGTGAAGCGGCTCGCGGAGTCGCTGGAGGTCGATCAGGAGCGGCTGCGGGGGTGGACGCTGTTCCGCGCGGTCGAGTCGGGGGTGCGGGCTCGGCGGGTGGGTCGGGAGAAGGACGCGGAGCTGTTGTTGGAGTTCGCGGGCTGGCTGTGA
- a CDS encoding YlxR family protein, which produces MSGRTRTRACPERTCVGCRERAVKSELLRTVAVEGHCTPDPRGTLPGRGAYVHPVPVCVDQAVRRKAFPRALRVPGPLDVKALRHYVEQAQGC; this is translated from the coding sequence GTGTCTGGCCGGACACGTACCCGAGCATGCCCTGAGCGCACCTGCGTGGGGTGCCGGGAGCGAGCGGTCAAGAGCGAGCTGCTGCGCACCGTGGCGGTCGAGGGTCATTGCACCCCTGATCCACGCGGTACGCTGCCCGGCCGGGGTGCGTACGTACACCCCGTACCGGTCTGTGTCGACCAGGCAGTGCGCCGCAAGGCGTTCCCGCGGGCGCTCCGCGTCCCGGGTCCGCTCGACGTAAAGGCGTTGCGCCACTACGTCGAGCAGGCACAAGGTTGCTGA
- the infB gene encoding translation initiation factor IF-2, whose amino-acid sequence MAKVRVYELAKEFGVESKVVMAKLQELGEFVRSASSTIEAPVVRKLTDAFQQGGGNGRAAGRPAAPKKAAPRPAAPSPAQAARPAAPRPATPKPAADQQPEAPAAPATAPSQGPRPTPGPKPAPRPAPAAPEFTAPPAAPAAPAASTPAPAGPKPGGARPGAPKPGGRPSGQGQDRGQQGGQGRPGGQRPGAPAQRPGGRPGGPRPGNNPFTSGGNAGMARPQAPRPQGGPRPGGPGAPGAGPRPQAPGGQGGGPRPQAPGGNRPSPGSMPRPQGGGQGGPRPGGGPRPNPGMMPQRPAAGPRPGPGGGGRGPGGAGRPGGGGGRPGGGGGFAGRPGGGGGGGRPGGGGGFAGRPGGGGFGGGGGRPGFGGRPGGPGGRGGTQGAFGRPGGPARRGRKSKRQRRQEYEAMQAPSVGGVMLPRGNGEAIRLSRGASLTDFAEKINANPASLVAVMMNLGEMVTATQSVSDETLHLLAGEMNYTVQIVSPEEEDRELLESFDLEFGEDEGSEEDLVVRPPVVTVMGHVDHGKTRLLDAIRKTNVIAGEAGGITQHIGAYQVATEVNEEERKITFIDTPGHEAFTAMRARGARSTDIAILVVAANDGVMPQTVEALNHAKAAEVPIVVAVNKIDVEGADPSKVRGQLTEYGLVAEEYGGDTMFVDISAKQGLHIDSLLEAVVLTADASLDLRANPVQDAQGISIESRLDRGRGAVATVLVQRGTLRVGDTMVVGDAYGRVRAMLDDNGNNVAEAGPSTPVQVLGLTNVPGAGDNFIVVEEDRTARQIAEKRAARERNAAFAKRTRRVSLEDLDKVLKAGEVQQLNLIIKGDASGSVEALESSLLQLDVGEEVDIRVLHRGVGAVTESDIDLAMGSDAIVIGFNVRAAGRAAQMAEREGVDVRYYSVIYQAIEEIEAALKGMLKPEYEEVELGTAEIREVFRSSKLGNIAGVLIRSGEVKRNTKARLLRDGKVIAESLNIVGLRRFKDDVTEIREGFEGGINLGNFNDIKVDDVIATYEMREKPRV is encoded by the coding sequence GTGGCTAAGGTCCGGGTCTACGAACTCGCCAAGGAGTTCGGCGTTGAGAGCAAGGTCGTCATGGCCAAGCTCCAGGAGCTCGGTGAATTCGTCCGTTCGGCGTCTTCGACCATCGAAGCGCCCGTAGTACGCAAGCTGACAGACGCCTTCCAGCAGGGTGGTGGCAACGGCCGGGCAGCCGGTCGCCCCGCCGCCCCGAAGAAGGCCGCCCCCAGGCCCGCCGCGCCGTCTCCGGCGCAGGCGGCTCGTCCGGCCGCGCCGCGTCCGGCGACCCCGAAGCCCGCGGCTGACCAGCAGCCCGAGGCCCCGGCGGCCCCCGCTACGGCGCCGTCCCAGGGTCCGCGTCCGACGCCGGGCCCGAAGCCCGCGCCGCGTCCGGCTCCGGCCGCGCCGGAGTTCACCGCTCCGCCGGCCGCTCCGGCCGCCCCCGCCGCCTCGACGCCCGCTCCGGCCGGCCCGAAGCCCGGCGGTGCGCGTCCCGGTGCCCCCAAGCCCGGCGGACGTCCGTCCGGTCAGGGTCAGGACCGTGGTCAGCAGGGCGGCCAGGGCCGTCCCGGTGGCCAGCGTCCCGGCGCCCCCGCGCAGCGTCCCGGCGGCCGCCCCGGCGGTCCGCGTCCGGGCAACAACCCCTTCACCTCCGGCGGCAACGCCGGCATGGCGCGCCCGCAGGCGCCCCGTCCGCAGGGCGGTCCGCGCCCCGGCGGCCCCGGTGCACCCGGCGCCGGCCCGCGTCCGCAGGCCCCCGGCGGCCAGGGCGGCGGTCCCCGTCCCCAGGCTCCGGGCGGCAACCGTCCGAGCCCCGGCTCGATGCCGCGTCCGCAGGGCGGCGGCCAGGGCGGTCCCCGTCCCGGCGGCGGTCCGCGTCCGAACCCCGGCATGATGCCGCAGCGTCCCGCTGCCGGCCCGCGTCCGGGCCCCGGTGGCGGCGGTCGCGGTCCCGGCGGTGCCGGTCGTCCCGGCGGCGGCGGCGGTCGTCCCGGTGGCGGCGGCGGCTTCGCCGGTCGTCCCGGTGGCGGTGGCGGCGGCGGTCGTCCCGGTGGCGGCGGCGGTTTCGCCGGTCGTCCCGGTGGCGGTGGCTTCGGTGGCGGCGGTGGCCGTCCCGGCTTCGGCGGTCGTCCCGGTGGTCCCGGTGGTCGTGGTGGCACGCAGGGCGCCTTCGGCCGTCCCGGCGGTCCCGCGCGTCGCGGTCGCAAGTCGAAGCGGCAGAGGCGCCAGGAGTACGAGGCCATGCAGGCCCCGTCGGTCGGCGGCGTGATGCTGCCTCGCGGTAACGGCGAAGCCATTCGCCTGTCGCGCGGTGCGTCGCTCACCGACTTCGCGGAGAAGATCAACGCCAACCCGGCGTCGCTCGTCGCGGTCATGATGAACCTCGGCGAGATGGTCACCGCGACCCAGTCCGTCTCCGACGAGACGCTCCACCTCCTCGCCGGCGAGATGAACTACACGGTTCAGATCGTCAGCCCGGAGGAGGAGGACCGCGAGCTGCTCGAGTCCTTCGACCTGGAGTTCGGCGAGGACGAGGGCTCCGAGGAGGACCTGGTCGTCCGTCCGCCGGTCGTGACCGTCATGGGTCACGTCGACCACGGTAAGACCCGGCTGCTCGACGCCATCCGCAAGACGAACGTCATCGCGGGCGAGGCCGGCGGCATCACCCAGCACATCGGTGCCTACCAGGTCGCGACCGAGGTCAACGAAGAAGAGCGCAAGATCACCTTCATCGACACCCCGGGTCACGAGGCGTTCACCGCCATGCGTGCCCGTGGTGCCCGGTCGACCGACATCGCGATCCTGGTCGTCGCGGCCAACGACGGCGTCATGCCGCAGACGGTCGAGGCGCTCAACCACGCCAAGGCGGCCGAGGTCCCAATCGTCGTCGCGGTCAACAAGATCGACGTCGAGGGTGCCGACCCGAGCAAGGTGCGCGGTCAGCTGACCGAGTACGGCCTGGTGGCCGAGGAGTACGGCGGCGACACCATGTTCGTCGACATCTCCGCCAAGCAGGGTCTGCACATCGACTCCCTGCTGGAGGCCGTGGTCCTCACCGCGGACGCCTCGCTCGACCTGCGGGCCAACCCGGTCCAGGACGCGCAGGGCATCTCGATCGAGTCCCGCCTCGACCGCGGCCGCGGTGCCGTGGCGACGGTCCTCGTGCAGCGAGGCACCCTGCGGGTCGGCGACACGATGGTGGTGGGCGACGCCTACGGCCGCGTCCGCGCCATGCTCGACGACAACGGCAACAACGTCGCCGAGGCGGGTCCGTCGACCCCGGTCCAGGTGCTGGGTCTGACCAACGTCCCGGGCGCCGGCGACAACTTCATCGTGGTCGAGGAGGACCGTACGGCCCGCCAGATCGCGGAGAAGCGTGCCGCCCGCGAGCGGAACGCCGCGTTCGCCAAGCGCACGCGCCGCGTGTCGCTGGAGGACCTGGACAAGGTGCTCAAGGCCGGCGAGGTCCAGCAGCTGAACCTGATCATCAAGGGCGACGCTTCCGGATCCGTCGAGGCCCTGGAGTCCTCCCTGCTCCAGCTGGACGTCGGCGAAGAGGTCGACATCCGCGTCCTGCACCGCGGCGTCGGTGCGGTCACGGAGTCCGACATCGACCTGGCGATGGGCTCCGACGCCATCGTGATCGGCTTCAACGTGCGCGCCGCCGGGCGTGCCGCGCAGATGGCCGAGCGCGAGGGTGTGGACGTCCGGTACTACTCGGTCATCTACCAGGCGATCGAGGAGATCGAGGCGGCCCTCAAGGGCATGCTCAAGCCGGAGTACGAAGAGGTCGAGCTGGGCACGGCGGAGATCCGCGAGGTCTTCCGCTCGTCCAAGCTGGGCAACATCGCGGGTGTTCTCATCCGCTCCGGCGAGGTCAAGCGCAACACCAAGGCGCGCCTGCTGCGCGATGGCAAGGTCATCGCGGAGAGCCTCAACATCGTGGGCCTGCGTCGCTTCAAGGACGACGTCACCGAGATCCGCGAAGGCTTCGAGGGCGGTATCAACCTCGGAAACTTCAACGACATCAAGGTCGACGACGTCATCGCGACGTACGAGATGCGCGAGAAGCCGCGGGTGTAA
- the rbfA gene encoding 30S ribosome-binding factor RbfA has translation MADNARAKRLADLIREVVAQKLQRGIKDPRLGSHVTITDTRVTGDLREATVFYTVYGDDEERNAAAAGLESAKGILRSEVGKAAGVKFTPTLTFVMDALPDTARNIEDLLDKARQSDAKVREASAGAAYAGEADPYRKPDESEDEAAEADETDDTAK, from the coding sequence GTGGCCGACAACGCGCGGGCGAAAAGGCTGGCGGACCTCATCCGAGAGGTGGTGGCCCAGAAGCTGCAGCGCGGGATCAAGGACCCGCGGCTCGGCTCGCACGTCACCATCACGGACACCCGGGTCACGGGTGACCTGCGGGAGGCGACCGTCTTCTACACGGTGTACGGGGACGACGAGGAGCGCAATGCCGCCGCGGCGGGCCTGGAGAGCGCCAAGGGCATCCTGCGCTCCGAGGTCGGCAAGGCGGCGGGCGTGAAGTTCACGCCGACCCTGACCTTCGTCATGGACGCCCTCCCGGACACCGCCCGCAACATCGAGGACCTCCTCGACAAGGCGCGCCAGTCCGACGCCAAGGTGCGCGAGGCGTCCGCGGGCGCCGCGTACGCCGGTGAGGCCGACCCGTACCGCAAGCCGGACGAGTCCGAGGACGAGGCCGCCGAGGCCGACGAGACGGACGACACCGCTAAATGA
- a CDS encoding DUF503 domain-containing protein yields MYVGTLSFDLLLGDVHSLKEKRSVVRPIVAELQRKYAVSAAEVEHMNLHRRAVVGLAVVSGDAGHLSDVLDRCERLVAGRPEVELLSVRRRLHGDDD; encoded by the coding sequence ATGTATGTGGGGACGCTGTCCTTCGACCTCCTCCTCGGCGACGTACATTCGCTGAAGGAGAAGCGCTCCGTGGTCCGCCCGATCGTCGCCGAACTCCAGCGGAAGTACGCGGTGAGCGCGGCCGAGGTGGAGCACATGAACCTCCACCGCCGGGCGGTCGTCGGCCTGGCCGTGGTGTCCGGCGACGCGGGCCACCTCAGCGACGTACTCGACCGGTGCGAACGGCTGGTGGCCGGCCGGCCCGAGGTGGAACTGCTGTCGGTGCGACGGCGCCTCCACGGCGACGACGACTGA
- the truB gene encoding tRNA pseudouridine(55) synthase TruB, producing MTEKHTTPDGLVIVDKPSGFTSHDVVAKMRGIARTRRVGHAGTLDPMATGVLVLGVERATKLLGHLALTEKEYLGTIRLGQTTLTDDAEGEITGCADASKVTREAIDAGIAELTGEIMQVPSKVSAIKIKGVRSYKRAREGEEFEIPARPVTVSSFSVYDVRDAVAEDGTPVLDLVVSVVCSSGTYIRALARDLGGGLGVGGHLTALRRTRVGPYKLDTARTLDQLQQELTVMPVADAAGAAFPRWDVDTRRAKLLRNGVRLDMPEVYAGAGAVAVYGPEGGLLALVEEHQGKAKSLAVFG from the coding sequence ATGACCGAGAAGCACACCACGCCCGACGGCCTTGTCATCGTCGACAAGCCGTCGGGTTTCACTTCGCACGACGTCGTCGCCAAGATGCGGGGCATCGCCCGGACGCGGCGCGTCGGGCACGCCGGCACGCTCGACCCGATGGCGACGGGCGTCCTGGTCCTCGGTGTGGAGCGGGCGACCAAGCTCCTCGGGCACCTCGCCCTCACCGAGAAGGAGTACCTGGGCACCATCCGGCTCGGGCAGACCACCCTGACCGACGACGCCGAGGGCGAGATCACGGGGTGCGCGGACGCCTCGAAGGTCACCCGGGAGGCGATCGACGCCGGGATCGCCGAACTGACCGGCGAGATCATGCAGGTGCCGTCCAAGGTCAGCGCCATCAAGATCAAGGGCGTGCGCTCCTACAAGCGGGCGCGCGAGGGCGAGGAGTTCGAGATCCCCGCCCGTCCCGTCACCGTCTCCTCGTTCTCCGTGTACGACGTCCGCGACGCCGTCGCCGAGGACGGCACCCCGGTGCTGGACCTGGTCGTCTCCGTGGTCTGCTCCTCCGGTACCTACATCCGGGCCCTGGCGCGCGACCTGGGCGGCGGTCTCGGCGTCGGCGGCCACCTCACCGCGCTGCGCCGCACCCGGGTCGGGCCCTACAAGCTGGACACCGCCCGGACGCTGGACCAGCTCCAGCAGGAGCTGACCGTCATGCCCGTCGCGGACGCGGCCGGCGCCGCCTTCCCGCGCTGGGACGTCGACACCAGGCGGGCCAAGCTGCTCCGAAACGGGGTCCGCCTGGACATGCCCGAGGTCTACGCGGGCGCCGGTGCCGTCGCCGTCTACGGTCCCGAGGGCGGACTGCTCGCGCTCGTCGAGGAGCACCAGGGCAAGGCGAAGAGCCTGGCCGTCTTCGGCTGA
- the rimP gene encoding ribosome maturation factor RimP, whose translation MSTTQSERLRELLEPLVASQGLDLEEIAVDSVGRKRVLRVVVDSDTGADLDRIADASRVLSAKLDETDAMGDAEYTLEVGTPGAERSLTEHRHYVRATDRLVRFQLHEGGELVARIVAVDEDGIDLEVPGVKGRKATTRRLAFGDIDKARVQVEFNRKDTQNTDHTQNSDTTEEEA comes from the coding sequence ATGAGCACCACCCAGAGCGAGAGGCTGCGAGAGCTGCTTGAGCCGCTCGTCGCCTCCCAGGGACTGGACCTCGAGGAGATCGCGGTGGACTCGGTCGGCCGCAAGCGTGTGCTGAGAGTGGTCGTCGACTCCGACACCGGTGCCGACCTGGACCGGATCGCCGATGCGAGCCGCGTGCTCTCGGCGAAGCTGGACGAGACCGACGCGATGGGCGACGCGGAGTACACCCTCGAAGTGGGCACCCCGGGCGCGGAGCGCTCCCTGACCGAGCACCGCCACTACGTGCGCGCCACGGACCGCCTGGTCCGCTTCCAGCTGCACGAGGGCGGCGAGCTGGTCGCCCGCATCGTCGCCGTGGACGAGGACGGAATCGACCTCGAGGTGCCCGGCGTCAAGGGCCGCAAGGCCACCACCCGCAGACTCGCCTTCGGTGACATCGACAAGGCACGCGTCCAGGTCGAGTTCAACCGCAAGGACACCCAGAACACCGATCACACCCAGAACAGCGACACGACGGAAGAGGAGGCGTAG
- the nusA gene encoding transcription termination factor NusA — protein sequence MDIDMSALRGLVREKEISFDLLVEAIESALLIAYHRTEGSRRHARVELKRDTGHVTVWAKEDPDDLEEGQAAREFDDTPSDFGRIAATTAKQVILQRLRDAEDDATLGEYAGREGDIVTGVVQQGRDPKNVLVDIGKLEAILPVQEQVPGETYPHGMRLRSYVVRVAKGVRGPSVTLSRTHPNLVKKLFALEVPEIADGSVEISAIAREAGHRTKIAVRSTRSGLNAKGACIGPMGGRVRNVMGELNGEKIDIVDWSDDPADMVANALSPARVSKVEVVDLAARSARVIVPDYQLSLAIGKEGQNARLAARLTGWRIDIRPDTEQPSGQPSEQPSGEHGE from the coding sequence GTGGACATCGACATGAGCGCCCTGCGGGGCTTGGTACGGGAGAAGGAGATCTCCTTCGACCTGCTGGTCGAAGCGATCGAGTCGGCCCTCCTCATCGCCTATCACCGCACCGAGGGAAGCCGCCGGCACGCGCGCGTGGAACTCAAGCGGGACACCGGACACGTGACCGTGTGGGCGAAGGAGGACCCCGACGACCTCGAAGAGGGCCAGGCGGCCCGCGAGTTCGACGACACCCCGTCCGACTTCGGCCGCATCGCCGCCACCACCGCCAAGCAGGTCATCCTGCAGCGGCTGCGCGACGCCGAGGACGACGCGACGCTCGGCGAGTACGCCGGCCGCGAGGGCGACATCGTCACCGGCGTGGTCCAGCAGGGCCGCGACCCGAAGAACGTGCTGGTCGACATCGGCAAGCTGGAGGCCATCCTGCCGGTGCAGGAGCAGGTGCCCGGCGAGACCTACCCGCACGGCATGCGGCTGCGGTCCTACGTGGTCCGGGTGGCCAAGGGCGTGCGCGGTCCCTCCGTGACGCTGTCCCGCACCCACCCCAACCTGGTGAAGAAGCTCTTCGCCCTGGAGGTGCCGGAGATCGCCGACGGGTCCGTCGAGATCTCCGCGATCGCCCGCGAGGCCGGCCACCGCACCAAGATCGCCGTCCGCTCGACCCGCTCGGGCCTGAACGCCAAGGGCGCCTGCATCGGCCCCATGGGCGGCCGGGTGCGCAACGTCATGGGGGAGCTGAACGGCGAGAAGATCGACATCGTCGACTGGTCGGACGACCCGGCCGACATGGTGGCGAACGCTCTCTCCCCGGCCCGCGTCTCCAAGGTGGAGGTCGTGGACCTGGCCGCCCGCTCCGCGCGGGTGATCGTGCCGGACTACCAGCTGTCGCTGGCCATCGGCAAGGAGGGCCAGAACGCCCGCCTCGCGGCCCGGCTGACCGGCTGGCGCATCGACATCCGCCCGGACACCGAGCAGCCGTCCGGACAGCCCTCCGAGCAGCCCTCGGGCGAGCACGGGGAATAG